Genomic DNA from Geothermobacter hydrogeniphilus:
GCCGCTGATGCTGGCCCCGATGCAGGGCTTGACCAACAGCGCCATGCGCCGGCTGGTCATCGACCGTGGACGGCCGGAGGTGGTGTTCACCGAATTTCTGCGGGTCAGCGGCGTCAGCCGGCGCCGCTTCGGGCGGCGCGACATGGCCGATATCGCGGCTGAACAGGATGGAGTGCCGCTGGTGGTGCAGCTGGTGGGACACGGGGTCGAGCCGTTGGTCGATGCCGCACTGATCGCCCGGGACAACGGCGCGCGGCACCTCAATCTCAACCTCGGTTGTCCCTACGGGCGGATGACCACTGCCGCCACCGGTGGCGCGTTGCTGCAGTATCCCGAACGGCTGGCGGAGCTGCTGCCGGCCCTGCGGCGGGCGATTGCGGGGGGATTTTCGGTGAAATTGCGGGCCGGTTATGAGGATCCGCGGCAGATCTTCTCCCTGTTGCCGCTGCTGGAGGATGCCGGTGTGGATTGGCTGGTGCTGCATCCCCGGACCGTGGTGCAGAAATATGCCGGTGAAGCGGACCATCGCCTGACCGCCGAGGTTGTCGCCCGAACCCGGCTGCCGGTGATTGCCAACGGCGATATCCGCAGTGCCGCGGAAGGTCGGTTGATGCTTGAAAGGACCGGAGCAGCAGGTTTGATGATCGGCCGGGCGGCGATGGCCGACCCGCTGATTTTCGCCCGTCTGCGCGGGGACGCTCCCGGGATACCCGACCTCGAGCAGCAGGCCCGTGACCTGCACGGCTACCTGCAGGGTCTGCTGCCCCTCTACCGGGAGCGTTTCTGCGGCGAGAAACAGGTTCTCGACAAGATGAAAAATGTTCTGTTGTTCATCGATCAGCCCGCCTTTGCCGATACCGTGCGCCGGCTGAAGAAGAGCCGCACCATTCCTGCTTTCGCCCGTCTGCTTGAAGAACTCTGATCCGGTCCGTTGCGGTCCTTGCGGCTCAGTGCAGCCGGTCATGGATGCCGGTCAGAATCTCCTTGCGCTCCTTGAGAAAATCCCGGTAATCACGGGTGTCGGTGTGGGCGATTTCATCAACCAGGCTGCTGAGACGTTTGGCAAGGGCCTGTCGCAGGGTTTCCTGTTCCATGTCATTCAGTTCGAGGCGGATCATGGACAACCTCCTTTTTCGAGTGGTCGAGGATGCGTTGCTTCCGCATCCTCTTTCTATTCTACCCGAAATAGCTCCCTTGTGTCGGATGTCAGAGATAGCTGCGGGCACCGACATAGGCTTTGCGCCAGTAGGCGTTGGAGAGGCTGGCGTAGCGGACGGTCTTGCCGGTACGCGGGGCGTGGATGAATTTGTCGCCGCCGGCGTAGATGCCGACATGGGTGACCCGTTTGCCGCCGTGGGTGGCGAAGAAGACCAGGTCTCCCTTGTGTAGCTGCCGCCTGCCGACCGCCCGGCCGGCGCGGTACTGCATGCGCGAATTGCGCGGCAGGTTGAGGCCGTTGAGACGGTAGCAGACCATGGTCAGACCGCTGCAGTCGAAGCCCCGTTTGCGATCCTCGCCGCCCCAGCGGTAGGGAACGCCGAGAAACCGGCGGGCGGTACGTACCAGCTCGTTGCGCAGATTCCCTTTGCCGCTGCGGCGTATCCTGGCCGCCGCGTAGTCCTCCGGAATAACGATGAAGAAGCGGCCGATCAGCCCCAGGCGGCGCAGCGTTTCAGCTTCTTTACGGGCGGCCCGGTAGCTCTTGTGGTTGCCGAAACGGACCTTGTAGAGCCCCGATTCGTGGCGGAAATAGTAGGCGTCGATCCCTTTTGCGTCGAGAGCCCGTTCCAGGCGTACCGCGTTGTCGAGGTTGGAAAAGGCGCCGACCTGGGTCGAAAAACCCATCCGTTCAAGGTGGTGTCGGGAGGGTTTGGCGGTTGCCGTCGGAGCAGGGCGGGGATCGGTGCCGGGCGTCATGGGTGCGGGTGTCGTCCGGGGCAGCAGGGCGGCGATCGGGTCGACCTGCCCGGCAGGCGGAGGGGCAGGCGCTGCCGTTCGCGGTTGCCCGGCGCAGCTGAGCAGGCCCGGCAGCAGAACCAGACTCATCAGCAGTAATCTGATGTGGGGATGAAGGTATGTCATGGCGGTAAATGGCCGCAGGTTAGCACATCCGGCCGGAAAAAAAGAATACCTGAATTCGTGAGTTCCTGTCGGATGGAGAGTGCAAGTGCTTGGCTTGAATGGGATTCACAATTAATTTGCAGCGCGCCTATAGGTTCGCTGGTCATTTTGGGGAAGCTCAGGCAGGTCAATGACTTGCGCTATCCACCGGCAAGGGGCTCACGGATGCAGGGAATAAACTTGACCTGGCGCAAGGAAATTCCGGCCGACAGCGGTTAGACTTGACCGCAACGAACTCAACAAAGGAGAAAAAACGATGAGTGAAGTAAACGACCTGCTGGCACAGACTCTTGATCTGAACGGACTGCTCGACTACCAGGATGGAGCCGTGGTCAGCCGCACCATCATCAAGAAAGACACCGGTACAGTGACCCTGTTCGCTTTCGACAAGGGCGAGGGGCTGAGTGAACATACCGCCCCCTTCGACGCCCTGGTGCAGATTACCGACGGCGAAGCGGCAATCACCATCGCCGGTGAAGAGCATCGTGTCAAAGCCGGCCAGTTCATCATCATGCCGGCCGACCAGCCGCACTCCCTCAAGGCGATCACCCGCTACAAGATGCTGCTGGTGATGATCAAGCAGTGATGCCCTGAATATCTCAAGGGGACAGTCCCCCACCTGAAGGGGGGACTGCCCCCGGCACCGGCTCTGAATTCCGTCCCGCCATTTAACCCTTGCCTTTTATCCGCAACCCTGTATGATGCGCGACGACTGATTTATGCACCGAGTCCGGCACCGCCGGTACCCACCCATCGCTCCCTGACCCACCTCTGCAGTCGATTCCCTTTGAATCTCTGGCAGCTTCATCCGGTTGGCGACGATGTTCATGTCCATACGCCAGTCCCGGAGTGGATGACCGCCTTTGCTGTCGGACAGCTGTCTGTCCGACCGGTCTCCGCACGTCTGTCAATGGTCCGCGCATTTTTGTTGTCGCGGACGAAGGGATTCATATGTCTTTTGATCAATTCAAGCTGGCCGCGCCGATTCTGCGCGCGGTCACCCAGTGCGGCTACACCGAACCGACCCCGGTTCAAGAAAAATCGATCCCCGAGATCCTCGCCGGTCGCGACCTGCTCGCTTCGGCTCAGACCGGAACCGGCAAGACCGCGGCCTTCATGCTGCCGGCCCTCGACCGCCTCTCGACGCTGAAAAAAGGACCCAAGGGCGCGCCGCGGGTGCTGGTGATGACGCCGACCCGGGAGCTGGCCGCCCAGGTCACCGAAGCGACCCGCAACTACGGCCGTTTCCTGCGCCTGCGCAGCACCGCGATCCTCGGCGGCACCGCTTACGGTCCGCAGTTCCGCGATCTCGGGCGGCCGATCGACCTGGTGGTCGGCACCCCGGGACGGCTGATCGATCACCTCGAGCGCGGCAGCCTCAATCTTTCCCGGCTTGAAGTGCTGATTCTCGACGAGGCCGACCGGATGCTCGACATGGGCTTCAAGGAGGATGTCGAGAAGGTGGTGGCCGCCGCCCCCGCTGAACGGCAGACTCTGCTCTTTACCGCGACTATGGACCGGACCATGGAAAACCTCGCCAACCGGTTGCTGAATGACCCGGTGCGGGTTGATATCGCCGGTCGGAAAATGACCCTTGACCAGATTTCCCAGTGCCTGCATGTCGCCGACAGCTATCATCACAAGAAACGCCTGCTGCAGCATTTCGCGGAGTCGGAAGAGGTTTCCCAGGCGATTATCTTCTCCGCCACCAAGCGCGATGCCGACAGTCTGGCGCAGGAACTGATCGACCAGGGACATCGCGCCGCCGCCCTGCATGGCGACATGACCCAGGGCGCGCGCAACCGGACCGTCAGGGGCCTGCGCCAAGGGAGGGTGCGGCTGCTGGTGGCGACCGATGTCGCCGCCCGCGGCATCGATATCCCCGGCATCAGCCACGTGATCAATTTCGACCTGCCGATGGCCGCCGAAGACTATGTCCATCGCATCGGCCGCACCGGGCGCGCCGGCGCCAGCGGCATCGCCATCTCCTTCGCCAGCAACGGTGTTGACGTGCAGCGCCTGGAGCGGATTGAGAAGCTGATAGGCGAGCGGCTGCCGCAGGAAGAAATCCCCGGGCTGGAACCCTCCCGGCCGTTGCGGCGCGGCCGCCCGGCGGGCAAGCGTGACGGACGTCCCGGCAACAAGCGCCATGGCGGCTTCAACCGCGGCAAGGGCAAGCCCGGCGGCAGCCAGCGCCGTCGCGAGCCGATCGTCGAGTATCGGAGCCGCAAGGCCCGGCCGGCCAAAAGCGCGCACTGACAGGCTGATGAAAAACGTCCATCTGCTGCGTTGTCCTCCCCCTGCGGCAACGATGTACCTTCCGGTACGCCTTATTCCGCAGGAGTGCGGACGCCTTGCATCTGGACATTTTTGCTCAGCCTGGGGAACGTAAAGAAATTCCGGGTCGGCAGCGACAGCTGTTGCCGGCCCGGAGTTTCTGGTTTTGCCCGGGGTTTGAGCAGGGCAGGCCTGTTCCCGGTTCAGATCTGGAAATCGATCATCGCGTCCTCCCGGTCGCGGCTTTCCCGAGTCATGATCGTCGGTTCGCAGATCCGCCGGTCCCACACTTCCCATCCATCGCCGACGCGGACATTGAAATAGTTGTGGTGGCAGGAGAGTACTTCGCCCTGGGTGTGGCTCTCCAGGTTGATGATCGCGCGCCGGTCGCCGTCGGCGGCCAGTTCACAGAGTTTGCGATAGTTTTTGCGATTCATACAACTTATCCTTTCTCCCCCCCGTCCAGTATCTCTTTTTATTATACTCCTGAATCAGCGAGTCCCTTGTCGGCGGACAGCGCAAATCATTGGCCTGCCTGATCTTCCCAAAAATCTCATTCAGACCAGGCGCTCACACTCTCCATCCAACATGAACCCACTGATATGAGGGACTCCGAACGGGTGAAAAAACTAAACTCTTCGGGAAGATAGCCGATATGTCAGTTTATTGTTCAAGTTCCAGTGGTGCTGCCGGACCGGCTCAGTGTTCTTGTCGTCATTTTCATGATGCGTGAACGCCAGTCGTGCCTGGTGACGCCGGTCGCTGTATACTGACAAGATTTGATTCTCCGGTCAGATTCCGGCAACAGGAGTTTTTCAGCTCAAGAATGATGTTTTCGCAAAAAGCATCAAGAATGTTTTCCTGAGAGAAAGGAGACCCTGCGTGACTCAGGCTCTGATAGCAAAAACGAAACTGGCTGACCTGGTCAGCTTTCTGGCCTTGTGCGGGAAGGTTGTCGGGCCGGTTCCCCTGGGCCATGGCCAGTTCAAGTTCGCCGAGGTCCGTTCGCTTGCCGAGATGGCGCTGGACTACATCCCGACCATCCTGCCGCCGAAGAAGTACTTCATGCCCCAGTATGAAACCCTGCTGCGCTACGATGGTGCCGACGGTCAGCAGATGCAGGCCGTGGTCGAGGTCGAGGAACTGGTGCTGTTCGGGGTGCATACCTGCGACCTGGCCGGTATCCAGTGTCTCAACGTGGTTTTTTCCGACCGGCCGCGCGATCTGCATTACATGATCCGCAAGAATCACATCACCCTGATCGGCCTGGAGTGCAGTGACTACTGCGACAGCTACGCCAGTTGTGCCATGCTGCGCAACCATCTGCCGAAAGGTGGTTACGACCTGTTTTTCAGCGAGTTGAGTGACGGCTACTTCGTTGATATCAAGACCCAGAAAGGGGAGCAGCTGGTCGAGGAATCGGGCCTGTTTGAACCGGTCAGCGATGCCGCGCGGGAGCAGCTTCAGGAACTGCGGCGGGCCAAGAAACAGATTTTCCGCAGCGAAGTGCCGATCCGCTACCAGGATATCCCACGGCTGTTCGACGAAACCTTCGACAGTGATGTCTGGACCAGGATCGGTGAAAAATGCCTCTCCTGCGGCAACTGTACCAATGTCTGCCCGACCTGCTACTGCTTCGACGTGATGGATGAACCCGATCTCGACCTGACCCGGGGGCGGCGGATCCGGGTCTGGGATTCCTGCCAGCACGAGACCTTTGCCAAGGTCGCCGGCGACGAGAGTTTCCGGGAGCAGCGTTCCGACCGCAAGCGGCACCGGTTCAACCGCAAGTTCCGTTACCCGATGAAACGCTACAAGCGGATGTTCTGTACCGGTTGCGGCCGCTGCAGCCGCAGCTGCATGGCGAAAATCGACCTGAAGGAGACTTTGGGCGCCTTGATGGAGGAACGGGGATAACATGGAAAGTATCGCCATCAATCAGTCCGGCTACCAGATCAAGCGGGGCCGAATCGAGGAAATCACCGAGCTGACTGAACTGGAAAAGTTGTTCAGAATCGTTCTGCCCGACGATGAAGCTCTTGACCATGATCCCGGGCAGTTTGTCCAGGTTTCACTGTTCGGAGTCGGCGAAGCGCCGATCTCGATCTGTTCGTCACCGACCCGGCGCGACTCTTTCGAACTCTGCGTGCGTAATGCCGGTCGTTTTACCGCGGCTCTGCATCAGCTTAAGGTCGGGGATGAAGTCGGTATCCGGGGACCCTTCGGAGTCGGTTTTCCGGTGGTCCCCCTGGAGGGGAACGATGTCCTGCTGATCGCCGGTGGTCTGGGCATCGCGCCGTTGCGCTCGCTGATCAATTTCATCATCGACAATCGGCGTGATTTCGGCAAGGTCGACATTCTGCTCGGCAGTCGTGACCCGGAAAGCATGTTGTTCTGCGACGAACTGGCCTATTGGCGCAAGCGGATCGATATCAATTTCTGCTGTTCGGTCGACCGGGCTGCTCCCGAATGGGAAGGGAATGTCGGCCTGATCACGGCGCTGATTCCGGGGGCCAGCCTGGATCCGTTGAAGACCATCGCGGTCGCCTGCGGTCCGCCGATCATGTACCGGTTCGTGGTTGACGAGCTGCTGAAAAAGGGAATACCGGAATCGCATATCTACCTGTCGCTTGAACGGCACATGAAATGCGGGCTCGGCAAGTGCGGTCACTGCCAGATTCACGATGTCTACTGCTGTCAGGACGGTCCGGTGTTCAACTACAGCTGGGTGAAGAAAATCAAAGGAGCGATATGATGGAGCGGCCCAAGGTTGCATTTTTCGATCTCTCCTGCTGCGAGGGATGCCAGCTGCAGGTGGCGAATCTGGGGGAAGAACTGCTCGACGTCCTCGGGTTGATCGATCTGGTGGAGTTTCGCGAGGTGATGTCCGAAACCTGGGAAGGCCGCTACGATGTCGCCATCGTCGAGGGGAGCGTGGTCAACGAGGAGTCGGAGCAGCGCCTGCGCGAGATCCGCCGGCGCAGCGACCTGCTGATCGCCTACGGCAGCTGCGCGACTATCGGCGGGGTCAACGGCATGAAGAACCGCAAGCCCCTGCCGGAGGTTCAGCAGGAGGTTTACGGTGAGCGTGCCGACTGGTTTCCGACGGATCGGACCCGACCGCTGCACCAGCTGGTCAAGGTCGACTATTTCATTCATGGCTGCCCGATTCATCCGCAGGAATTCATCAAGGTCCTCAAGTCGGCCCTGGCGGGACTGCCCTACCAGGTGCCCGACTACGCCGTTTGCGTCGAATGCAAATTCAACGAGAATGTCTGCTTGTATGACAAGGGGGTGACCTGTCTCGGTCCGGTGACCCGGGCCGGCTGCAATGCCTGGTGCGTCAACAACGGCAATGTCTGCTACGGCTGCCGGGGACTGGTCAGCAACCCGAACCGGGCCGGTGCTGAAGAGGTGCTGCGCGAACACGGGCTGGATGCCGGGCTGATTGCCAACAAGATGCTGATGTACAATGCCGCGATGGAGCCGTGTGATGAGTAGAAATGTTTCGGTCAATGTGGAATTTCTGACCCGGGTTGAGGGACACGGTCATATCGTCGTCGATGTGGCGAACGGTGTCCTGCAGAAAGCCGAACTGCAGATCGTCGAGGCGCCGCGGTTTTTCGAGGCCCTGCTGCAGGGGCGCTCGATCTTCGAGGCCCAGCACATCACCTCGCGGATCTGCGGCATCTGCGCCTGCGGACACAGCCTGGCCTCGATTCAGGCGGCCGAGAGCGCCATCGGCTTCAGCCCGAGCGCGCAGACCATTGCTCTGCGCAAGCTGCTGCTGCACATGGAGAATCTCGACAGCCATATCCTCCATATCTATATGCTGGCCGCTCCCGACCTGCTCGGGGTGCAGAGCTTCATGGGGCTGATGCCGGAGCATGCCGACGCGGTGCGGCGGGCGCTGCGGATGAAGAAAGCCTGCAACGATGTCTGCGATATCCTGGTCGGTCGCCATGTGCATCCGATCTCCTGCGTTGTCGGCGGGTTCACCAAACTTCCCGATGTTCGCCAACTCGAAGCGATGCACGCCCTGCTGTTGCAGATCCGCGAGGACCTGGTGCCGACGGTCGCGTTGCTCGGGGCCCTGAAGTTTCCCGAGTTTGAACGCGAAACCGAGTATGTCGCCCTGGTCAGTGACGAACCCGAGTATCCGCTGCTCAGCGGCGATGTCGGTTCCAGCGACGGGGTGCGCAAGGTCAAGGAAGACTACCGGGCGGTCACCAACGAATTCCTCGTTCCGCACTCCACCGCCAAACATGCCCGGCTCAGTCGTGGTTCCTACGCCGTCGGCGCGCTGGCGCGGTTCAATCTCAATGCCGCCAGGCTGCATCCCGCCGCCCGCCAGGCGGCCGCAGAGATCGGCCTGAGCGCCCCCTGTCACAATCCGTTTCTCAATACCGCCGCCCAGCTGGTCGAGTGCGTGCATTGCAGCGAGGAAGCCATCGGTATCATCGAGCAGTTTCTGGAGCAGGGGATCGATCAGGGCGAAGCGGTCATTGTCGGCGTCAACGAGAACCGGCAGATTCCGGTGCGTGCCGGGCACGGTGTCGGCGCGGTCGAGGTGCCGCGCGGGATTCTCTTCCACGACTATGAGGTCGATGCCGAGGGGATCATTCAGAAGGCCAACTGCGTGATTCCGACCGGGCAGAACCTGCAGAACATCGAGGATGACATGCACAAGCTGGTACCGGAGATCCTCGACCGGGATCCGGCCGAGATCACCCTGGCTCTGGAGATGCTGGTACGGGCCTACGACCCCTGCATCTCCTGTTCGACCCATTTTCTGCAGGTTGAGTTCGTTGGTCGCTGAACTTCTGACCGAGTTGTTCACCGACCGGCTGCCGGAGAGCCTGCTGGTCGGTCTCGGCAACCCCCTGCGCCGGGATGACGGGGTCGGGCCGTACCTGGCCGAAGAACTGGCAAAGCTTTCCGGCATTCGCAGCGAAAACGCCGGTGACCGGCCGGAACGGGCCATCGACTTCGCCGCCAGGCACCGCCCGCGGCAGCTGGTCTTTTTGGATGCCGCCGATTTCGGCGGCCGGCCCGGCGAGCTGCGGCGTATCGACCCCTCCGAGTTGAGCAGCCGCTCCCTGAGCAGCCATCGGCTGCCCCTGCCGGCACTGATCGCCTGGATTGAGGCCGAGTACCCGACCCGCTGCTTCTGCCTGGGTATTCAGGCTGTCGACATGCAACTGGGGGAGGGCCTGACTCCGGCGGTCGCCGCC
This window encodes:
- a CDS encoding tRNA dihydrouridine synthase codes for the protein MNASADHKLPWAPGTVPLMLAPMQGLTNSAMRRLVIDRGRPEVVFTEFLRVSGVSRRRFGRRDMADIAAEQDGVPLVVQLVGHGVEPLVDAALIARDNGARHLNLNLGCPYGRMTTAATGGALLQYPERLAELLPALRRAIAGGFSVKLRAGYEDPRQIFSLLPLLEDAGVDWLVLHPRTVVQKYAGEADHRLTAEVVARTRLPVIANGDIRSAAEGRLMLERTGAAGLMIGRAAMADPLIFARLRGDAPGIPDLEQQARDLHGYLQGLLPLYRERFCGEKQVLDKMKNVLLFIDQPAFADTVRRLKKSRTIPAFARLLEEL
- a CDS encoding NADH:ubiquinone oxidoreductase, whose translation is MMERPKVAFFDLSCCEGCQLQVANLGEELLDVLGLIDLVEFREVMSETWEGRYDVAIVEGSVVNEESEQRLREIRRRSDLLIAYGSCATIGGVNGMKNRKPLPEVQQEVYGERADWFPTDRTRPLHQLVKVDYFIHGCPIHPQEFIKVLKSALAGLPYQVPDYAVCVECKFNENVCLYDKGVTCLGPVTRAGCNAWCVNNGNVCYGCRGLVSNPNRAGAEEVLREHGLDAGLIANKMLMYNAAMEPCDE
- a CDS encoding 4Fe-4S dicluster domain-containing protein, which translates into the protein MTQALIAKTKLADLVSFLALCGKVVGPVPLGHGQFKFAEVRSLAEMALDYIPTILPPKKYFMPQYETLLRYDGADGQQMQAVVEVEELVLFGVHTCDLAGIQCLNVVFSDRPRDLHYMIRKNHITLIGLECSDYCDSYASCAMLRNHLPKGGYDLFFSELSDGYFVDIKTQKGEQLVEESGLFEPVSDAAREQLQELRRAKKQIFRSEVPIRYQDIPRLFDETFDSDVWTRIGEKCLSCGNCTNVCPTCYCFDVMDEPDLDLTRGRRIRVWDSCQHETFAKVAGDESFREQRSDRKRHRFNRKFRYPMKRYKRMFCTGCGRCSRSCMAKIDLKETLGALMEERG
- a CDS encoding Ni/Fe hydrogenase subunit alpha, with the translated sequence MSRNVSVNVEFLTRVEGHGHIVVDVANGVLQKAELQIVEAPRFFEALLQGRSIFEAQHITSRICGICACGHSLASIQAAESAIGFSPSAQTIALRKLLLHMENLDSHILHIYMLAAPDLLGVQSFMGLMPEHADAVRRALRMKKACNDVCDILVGRHVHPISCVVGGFTKLPDVRQLEAMHALLLQIREDLVPTVALLGALKFPEFERETEYVALVSDEPEYPLLSGDVGSSDGVRKVKEDYRAVTNEFLVPHSTAKHARLSRGSYAVGALARFNLNAARLHPAARQAAAEIGLSAPCHNPFLNTAAQLVECVHCSEEAIGIIEQFLEQGIDQGEAVIVGVNENRQIPVRAGHGVGAVEVPRGILFHDYEVDAEGIIQKANCVIPTGQNLQNIEDDMHKLVPEILDRDPAEITLALEMLVRAYDPCISCSTHFLQVEFVGR
- a CDS encoding FAD/NAD(P)-binding protein — its product is MESIAINQSGYQIKRGRIEEITELTELEKLFRIVLPDDEALDHDPGQFVQVSLFGVGEAPISICSSPTRRDSFELCVRNAGRFTAALHQLKVGDEVGIRGPFGVGFPVVPLEGNDVLLIAGGLGIAPLRSLINFIIDNRRDFGKVDILLGSRDPESMLFCDELAYWRKRIDINFCCSVDRAAPEWEGNVGLITALIPGASLDPLKTIAVACGPPIMYRFVVDELLKKGIPESHIYLSLERHMKCGLGKCGHCQIHDVYCCQDGPVFNYSWVKKIKGAI
- a CDS encoding hydrogenase maturation protease: MVAELLTELFTDRLPESLLVGLGNPLRRDDGVGPYLAEELAKLSGIRSENAGDRPERAIDFAARHRPRQLVFLDAADFGGRPGELRRIDPSELSSRSLSSHRLPLPALIAWIEAEYPTRCFCLGIQAVDMQLGEGLTPAVAATTAELLDWFARRLEMERTPPVTPPA
- a CDS encoding C40 family peptidase, giving the protein MSLVLLPGLLSCAGQPRTAAPAPPPAGQVDPIAALLPRTTPAPMTPGTDPRPAPTATAKPSRHHLERMGFSTQVGAFSNLDNAVRLERALDAKGIDAYYFRHESGLYKVRFGNHKSYRAARKEAETLRRLGLIGRFFIVIPEDYAAARIRRSGKGNLRNELVRTARRFLGVPYRWGGEDRKRGFDCSGLTMVCYRLNGLNLPRNSRMQYRAGRAVGRRQLHKGDLVFFATHGGKRVTHVGIYAGGDKFIHAPRTGKTVRYASLSNAYWRKAYVGARSYL
- a CDS encoding DEAD/DEAH box helicase, whose protein sequence is MSFDQFKLAAPILRAVTQCGYTEPTPVQEKSIPEILAGRDLLASAQTGTGKTAAFMLPALDRLSTLKKGPKGAPRVLVMTPTRELAAQVTEATRNYGRFLRLRSTAILGGTAYGPQFRDLGRPIDLVVGTPGRLIDHLERGSLNLSRLEVLILDEADRMLDMGFKEDVEKVVAAAPAERQTLLFTATMDRTMENLANRLLNDPVRVDIAGRKMTLDQISQCLHVADSYHHKKRLLQHFAESEEVSQAIIFSATKRDADSLAQELIDQGHRAAALHGDMTQGARNRTVRGLRQGRVRLLVATDVAARGIDIPGISHVINFDLPMAAEDYVHRIGRTGRAGASGIAISFASNGVDVQRLERIEKLIGERLPQEEIPGLEPSRPLRRGRPAGKRDGRPGNKRHGGFNRGKGKPGGSQRRREPIVEYRSRKARPAKSAH
- a CDS encoding cupin domain-containing protein — translated: MSEVNDLLAQTLDLNGLLDYQDGAVVSRTIIKKDTGTVTLFAFDKGEGLSEHTAPFDALVQITDGEAAITIAGEEHRVKAGQFIIMPADQPHSLKAITRYKMLLVMIKQ